Proteins encoded within one genomic window of Ranitomeya variabilis isolate aRanVar5 chromosome 4, aRanVar5.hap1, whole genome shotgun sequence:
- the NPB gene encoding neuropeptide B — MLSLGSRSSLRLTLICSALALLLSCQCTNAWYKQSTGPSYYSVGRASGLLSGIRRSPDIRRSEPENAGESAENMEDNFLNNYSNQRQGALLKSMALCVKDVSPNLHSCELLPDTSSTFQCKAQIYLSLDSSDCLNP, encoded by the exons ATGCTGTCTCTAGGCTCCCGCTCTTCACTACGGCTGACCTTGATATGCAGTGCCCTAGCTCTGCTGCTCTCTTGCCAATGCACAAATGCCTGGTACAAGCAGTCAACTGGCCCCAGCTATTATTCTGTGGGAAGGGCATCAGGGCTACTGTCTGGTATCCGCAGATCTCCAGACATTCGACGCTCAGAGCCTGAAAATGCAGGGGAGAGCGCAGAGAATATGGAAGACAATTTCTTGAACAACTACAGCAACCAACGGCAAGGAGCGCTGCTCAAAAGCATG GCTCTCTGTGTAAAAGATGTATCCCCAAACCTTCACAGCTGCGAGCTGCTCCCCGACACCTCCAGCACTTTCCAGTGCAAAGCTCAAATTTACCTGTCACTGGACAGCTCCGACTGTCTCAATCCCTGA